A single genomic interval of Spirosoma linguale DSM 74 harbors:
- a CDS encoding glycoside hydrolase family 28 (PFAM: glycoside hydrolase family 28~KEGG: cja:CJA_0172 polygalacturonase, putative, pga28A), whose amino-acid sequence MTKHAFFLIVIGSLLTRFSATAQTTPTYSWTNLPKIAQPTFRRDTTNIIAFGAKPDGVSLNTQAINKAISTCSQKGGGVVLVPAGIWLTGPIVLKSNVNLHLKKAATLLFTTDKNQYALVEGVYEGKRAARNQSPVSGTNLANVAITGQGILDGNGDVWRAVHKSQLTESQWKEKVESGGVLKDDGKTWYPSEQFKKASTENRSMLLAPGKTPQDFADMKDFLRPNLVVLTNCKKVLLEGVTFQNSPAWCLHPLMCQDLTLRNVTTKNPEYAHNGDGMDIESCKNFLIEGCTLDVGDDAICIKSGKDEEGRKRGMPTENGIIRNNTVYNGHGGFVVGSEMSGGARYLFVSNCTFMGTDKGLRFKSVRGRGGVVEHIYAKDIFMKNIAQEAIFFDMYYFVKFATDGERDERPVVNEGTPVFRNMRFENIVCTGAKKGIFVRGLPEMAIQTIAMANMVLETEKGVELVDASGIRLDNINLLSTSTKPVINVTNSSNLTFNNIQYPANTDVLFSIDGERSKAINVTNTDTSKARTKTEFTHGAVEKSLLLTTTK is encoded by the coding sequence ATGACCAAACACGCATTCTTCCTCATCGTTATCGGTTCGCTCCTGACCCGCTTTTCCGCAACGGCGCAGACCACGCCGACCTATAGCTGGACAAACCTGCCCAAAATTGCTCAGCCGACGTTCCGGCGCGACACAACTAACATCATAGCCTTCGGTGCCAAACCCGACGGTGTTTCACTCAATACCCAAGCCATCAACAAAGCGATTTCGACCTGTAGCCAGAAAGGCGGTGGCGTGGTGCTGGTACCCGCAGGCATCTGGCTCACCGGCCCAATTGTCCTGAAAAGCAACGTGAACCTGCACCTGAAAAAGGCCGCTACGCTCCTGTTCACTACCGACAAAAACCAGTATGCGCTGGTAGAAGGCGTGTACGAAGGCAAACGTGCGGCCCGCAACCAATCGCCGGTGTCGGGGACGAATCTGGCGAATGTAGCCATTACGGGTCAGGGAATTTTGGACGGAAACGGCGATGTATGGCGGGCGGTACACAAAAGCCAGCTTACCGAAAGTCAATGGAAAGAAAAAGTGGAATCAGGCGGAGTGTTGAAAGACGACGGCAAGACCTGGTACCCGAGTGAGCAGTTCAAAAAAGCCAGCACCGAAAACCGGAGTATGCTGCTGGCACCGGGAAAAACGCCCCAGGATTTCGCCGATATGAAAGATTTCCTGCGGCCGAATCTGGTGGTGCTGACTAACTGCAAAAAAGTCCTTCTGGAAGGCGTCACGTTCCAAAATTCGCCAGCCTGGTGCCTGCATCCGCTGATGTGCCAGGACCTGACTCTTCGGAATGTGACCACCAAAAATCCGGAGTACGCGCACAACGGCGATGGCATGGACATCGAATCCTGCAAAAACTTTCTCATCGAAGGGTGTACGCTCGATGTGGGCGACGATGCTATCTGCATTAAATCCGGCAAGGACGAGGAAGGACGCAAACGGGGTATGCCCACCGAAAACGGCATTATTCGCAATAACACGGTGTATAACGGTCACGGGGGTTTTGTGGTCGGCAGCGAGATGAGCGGAGGTGCGCGGTACCTGTTCGTTTCCAACTGTACGTTCATGGGTACCGACAAGGGACTACGTTTCAAGTCGGTTCGCGGACGAGGTGGAGTAGTCGAGCACATCTACGCCAAAGATATTTTCATGAAGAACATCGCACAGGAAGCCATCTTCTTCGACATGTACTACTTCGTCAAATTTGCGACAGACGGCGAACGCGATGAACGTCCTGTCGTGAATGAAGGCACGCCCGTTTTCCGGAACATGCGCTTCGAGAACATCGTCTGCACCGGTGCGAAAAAAGGCATCTTTGTTCGTGGTCTGCCCGAAATGGCGATTCAGACTATTGCGATGGCAAACATGGTTCTCGAAACGGAGAAAGGCGTCGAACTGGTTGATGCCAGCGGTATCCGGCTCGACAACATCAACCTGCTGTCAACGTCCACGAAGCCAGTCATTAACGTCACGAACAGCAGCAATCTGACGTTCAACAACATTCAGTACCCGGCCAATACCGATGTGCTGTTCTCAATTGACGGCGAACGGAGCAAGGCCATCAACGTCACCAACACCGACACGTCCAAAGCCCGCACCAAAACCGAATTCACCCACGGCGCGGTGGAAAAGAGTCTGTTACTGACGACCACGAAGTAA
- a CDS encoding Pectinesterase (PFAM: Pectinesterase~KEGG: xcb:XC_0125 pectin methylesterase-like protein) → MIKNLLFLFPILLTIGAFAQTTPPASVTYPASFTVAQDGSGNFKTIQEAVNSFRDHSQVRVTLYVRNGVYAEKLVIPSWKPNIHIIGESREGVIITGDDFSGKAYPGGKDWTGKDKHSTYTTYTVLVDAPETILENLTIRNTAGRVGQAVALHVEADRFVCRTCNLLGNQDTLFAAAEGSRQYYENCFIEGTTDFIFGKSVSVFQSCTIKSLSDSFITAAATPIYQPYGFIFFDCKLTADPTAKKVFLGRPWRPNAKTVFVRTQMDSHILPAGWDNWNNAENEKTVLYAEYGSTGPGSASSARVGWSKQLTAKDVKQLTLATIFSGKSPWVPVAQHP, encoded by the coding sequence ATGATCAAAAACCTCCTGTTTCTATTCCCGATTCTCCTCACCATCGGCGCCTTTGCCCAGACAACGCCACCGGCGTCGGTAACCTACCCGGCTTCGTTTACGGTGGCGCAGGATGGCAGTGGTAATTTCAAAACCATTCAGGAAGCAGTCAACTCGTTCCGCGACCACTCGCAGGTTCGGGTGACGCTGTACGTCAGGAATGGCGTTTATGCCGAAAAACTGGTCATCCCGTCGTGGAAACCGAACATTCATATCATCGGCGAAAGCAGGGAGGGCGTAATCATCACCGGCGATGACTTCTCCGGAAAGGCGTATCCCGGCGGGAAAGACTGGACGGGTAAGGACAAACACAGCACCTATACAACGTATACGGTGCTGGTCGATGCGCCGGAAACGATCCTCGAAAACCTGACCATTCGGAACACCGCTGGCCGGGTTGGGCAGGCGGTGGCGCTGCATGTAGAAGCCGATCGGTTCGTTTGCCGGACCTGTAATTTGCTGGGCAATCAGGACACCCTTTTCGCAGCCGCGGAGGGCAGTCGTCAGTACTACGAAAACTGTTTTATTGAAGGTACGACCGATTTTATCTTCGGCAAGTCGGTGTCCGTTTTTCAGTCGTGTACCATTAAAAGCCTGTCGGATTCGTTCATCACCGCAGCCGCCACACCCATCTACCAACCGTATGGGTTCATCTTTTTCGACTGCAAACTTACCGCCGACCCGACCGCCAAAAAAGTATTTCTGGGGCGTCCGTGGCGACCAAATGCCAAAACGGTTTTCGTCCGAACGCAGATGGACAGCCACATTCTGCCTGCGGGCTGGGACAACTGGAACAATGCGGAGAACGAAAAAACGGTTCTGTACGCTGAATACGGCAGCACTGGACCGGGCAGCGCATCATCGGCGCGGGTTGGCTGGTCGAAGCAGCTTACGGCCAAAGACGTTAAGCAATTGACGCTGGCAACGATCTTCTCGGGTAAATCGCCCTGGGTGCCTGTCGCCCAACACCCTTAA
- a CDS encoding Glucuronate isomerase (PFAM: Glucuronate isomerase~KEGG: cja:CJA_2772 glucuronate isomerase) has translation MKKPFLTDNFLLQTETAQQLYHEFAKPMPIIDYHCHLPPDQIASDLTFDNLTQIWLYGDHYKWRAMRANGVDESYCTGKQDDFAKFQKWAETVPYTLRNPLYHWTHLELQRYFGITETLNGKSARRIYDSCTEQLQSSEFTVRNLLRRMNVETVCTTDDPVDSLEHHQKLLDAGFEISVLPTFRPDKAMAAEDVATFNQYVTRLEAASNREIRNFNDFLDALRQRHDYFAAMGCKLSDHGLEQIYAEDYTEAEIHAIFNKLRQAGQSLTKAEVLKFKSAMLVYLAEMDWEKGWTQQFHLGALRNNNSRMLRQLGPDTGWDSIGDFSQARALARFLDRLDTTNKLAKTILYNLNPGDNELMATMIGNFNDGSIAGKVQFGSGWWFLDQKEGMERQLNALSNMGLLSRFVGMLTDSRSFLSYPRHEYFRRILCNLFGNDIENGELPDDIDWTGQVVQKICYGNAKTYFGFSSKPMELAV, from the coding sequence ATGAAAAAGCCTTTTTTAACCGACAACTTTCTGCTGCAAACGGAAACGGCCCAACAACTCTACCACGAGTTTGCCAAACCGATGCCGATCATCGACTACCATTGTCATCTGCCTCCCGATCAGATTGCCAGTGATCTGACGTTCGACAACCTGACCCAAATCTGGTTGTACGGCGATCATTACAAGTGGCGGGCCATGCGAGCCAATGGCGTCGATGAAAGCTATTGCACCGGGAAACAGGACGACTTTGCCAAATTCCAGAAATGGGCCGAAACCGTGCCTTACACCCTGCGCAACCCACTTTATCATTGGACGCACCTGGAATTACAACGGTATTTCGGCATCACAGAAACCCTCAACGGAAAAAGCGCGCGACGTATCTACGACAGCTGTACCGAACAGCTACAATCGTCGGAGTTTACGGTGCGGAACCTGCTCCGCCGGATGAACGTGGAGACCGTTTGCACCACCGACGACCCGGTCGATTCGCTGGAGCACCACCAGAAGCTGCTCGATGCGGGCTTCGAGATCAGCGTATTACCCACCTTTCGGCCCGACAAAGCCATGGCGGCCGAAGACGTTGCCACCTTCAATCAGTATGTTACCCGACTGGAAGCGGCCAGCAATCGGGAGATCAGAAATTTCAACGATTTTCTGGATGCGCTGCGCCAGCGGCACGATTATTTTGCGGCTATGGGCTGTAAACTTTCCGACCACGGGCTGGAGCAGATCTACGCCGAAGACTACACGGAAGCCGAAATTCACGCTATTTTCAACAAACTACGGCAGGCCGGACAGTCGCTGACGAAAGCCGAAGTGCTGAAGTTTAAATCGGCCATGCTGGTGTATCTGGCCGAGATGGATTGGGAGAAAGGCTGGACCCAGCAGTTTCACCTCGGCGCATTGCGCAACAATAACTCCCGTATGCTGCGCCAACTGGGTCCCGATACCGGCTGGGACAGCATCGGCGACTTCTCGCAGGCACGCGCACTGGCTCGTTTCCTCGACCGGCTCGACACGACGAACAAGCTGGCCAAAACGATACTGTACAACCTCAACCCCGGCGACAATGAGTTGATGGCGACCATGATCGGCAACTTCAACGACGGTTCTATAGCGGGTAAAGTGCAATTTGGCTCGGGCTGGTGGTTCCTCGACCAGAAAGAGGGAATGGAGCGGCAACTGAATGCGCTCTCCAACATGGGGCTGCTGAGTCGGTTTGTGGGTATGCTAACCGATTCGCGCAGTTTCCTGAGTTATCCGCGCCACGAGTATTTCCGCCGGATTCTCTGCAACCTCTTCGGCAACGACATCGAAAACGGCGAACTTCCCGACGACATCGACTGGACGGGACAGGTGGTCCAGAAAATATGCTACGGCAATGCAAAAACGTATTTCGGCTTCAGCAGCAAGCCAATGGAACTGGCGGTGTAA
- a CDS encoding RagB/SusD domain protein (PFAM: RagB/SusD domain protein) produces the protein MNSFLMRTGLVLLSLCTLFACKDVLEEYNPSGLTAETVYTTPEGFETLVNAAYTYQRWWYGKEEGYNIAETGTDIWTSGSGEVYRDLTQYLNLQGSNGALSSEWREFYAAVNLCNGGISRIGNAGLSATLRPIREGELRFLRAFYYWHIVETWGGVHFTTQETNGIISTANRTPVETFYNLIFEDLTFAAANLPVTQPQYGRVTKGAAQAFLARMYLTRGMNKEALETAQAVLTGNYGYKLETNYADLWKMSNLKTKEAIYVVDYSTNLVLNDLVNSTFNPYGHSRGSNNAHLLFLMKYDDRPGMIRDIANGRPFNRYMPTRFLLDLYSENDARYEGSFTEVWKANATSRPAGMNLGDTAVYCTRLEIPDAFEATRKYQTYDRSKIYNANGTVKDNLRYPSLSKFMDPTRASLNEAQSARDVFVIRLAEVYLIAAEAQMKLGNLQAAADYINVLRTRAAKPGKAAAMQIAPAQVTLDFILDERARELAGEQIRWFDLKRTGKLLERIRAYAPDNAINLQDFQVLRPIPQTQLDAVTNKTDFTQNQGYQ, from the coding sequence ATGAATTCATTCCTAATGCGAACGGGGTTAGTCCTGCTGTCTTTGTGTACGCTCTTTGCGTGTAAAGATGTGCTGGAGGAATACAACCCCAGCGGCCTGACCGCAGAAACTGTTTATACGACGCCCGAAGGCTTCGAAACGCTCGTCAATGCCGCCTACACCTACCAGCGGTGGTGGTACGGCAAAGAGGAAGGCTATAACATTGCAGAAACGGGAACCGACATCTGGACGAGCGGCTCGGGCGAGGTCTACCGCGACCTGACCCAGTACCTGAACCTTCAGGGCAGCAATGGCGCGCTGAGCAGCGAATGGCGGGAGTTTTATGCCGCCGTCAACCTCTGTAACGGGGGCATCAGCCGCATCGGCAACGCGGGTTTATCGGCTACGTTACGGCCCATTCGGGAAGGGGAACTCCGGTTTCTGCGCGCCTTTTATTACTGGCATATCGTTGAAACCTGGGGTGGCGTTCACTTCACCACGCAGGAAACGAACGGCATTATCTCCACGGCCAACCGCACGCCGGTAGAAACGTTTTATAACCTGATTTTCGAGGATTTGACGTTTGCCGCGGCCAACCTGCCCGTTACGCAGCCGCAGTATGGCCGGGTGACAAAAGGAGCCGCGCAGGCGTTTCTGGCCCGTATGTACCTGACTCGGGGCATGAATAAAGAAGCACTGGAAACCGCACAGGCCGTTTTGACCGGCAACTACGGCTACAAACTCGAAACTAACTACGCCGACCTCTGGAAGATGAGCAACCTCAAAACCAAAGAGGCTATCTACGTCGTGGATTACTCGACCAATCTAGTGCTGAACGATCTGGTCAACTCGACTTTCAACCCGTACGGCCACAGCCGGGGCAGCAACAATGCTCACCTGCTGTTCCTGATGAAGTACGACGACCGCCCCGGCATGATTCGGGATATTGCCAATGGCCGCCCTTTCAACCGCTACATGCCCACCCGCTTCCTGCTCGACCTCTACAGCGAAAACGACGCCCGCTACGAAGGCTCGTTTACCGAGGTATGGAAGGCCAATGCGACTTCGCGTCCGGCAGGCATGAACCTGGGTGATACGGCGGTGTATTGCACCCGGCTCGAAATACCGGATGCGTTCGAGGCTACGCGCAAGTACCAGACCTACGACCGAAGCAAAATTTATAACGCCAACGGTACGGTGAAAGATAACCTGCGCTACCCCAGCCTGTCGAAGTTTATGGACCCTACCCGCGCCAGTTTAAATGAAGCGCAAAGTGCCCGCGATGTGTTCGTGATCCGGCTCGCCGAGGTGTACCTGATTGCCGCCGAAGCGCAAATGAAGCTGGGCAATCTACAGGCTGCCGCCGACTACATCAACGTACTGCGCACACGGGCAGCCAAACCCGGCAAAGCGGCCGCCATGCAGATCGCTCCGGCCCAGGTAACGCTCGATTTCATTCTGGACGAACGCGCCCGCGAGCTGGCCGGTGAGCAGATTCGGTGGTTCGATCTGAAACGGACCGGCAAGCTGCTGGAGCGCATCCGCGCCTATGCACCCGACAATGCCATCAACCTTCAGGATTTTCAGGTGCTGCGGCCCATTCCACAAACCCAGTTGGACGCCGTGACCAACAAAACCGATTTTACGCAAAATCAGGGGTATCAATAG
- a CDS encoding short-chain dehydrogenase/reductase SDR (PFAM: short-chain dehydrogenase/reductase SDR; KR domain protein~KEGG: rle:RL3451 putative short-chain dehydrogenase/reductase): protein MEKVWFITGSSRGLGRSLTEAVLAKGDIVAATARNPSQLADLVSRYPDQIYPIELDVTDKVQINAAVEQTIARFGRIDVLVNNAGFGITGAAEAFTDEQVRSQLETNLYAPIAVTRAILPHMRRQRSGRILQISSIGGRIGRAGVSIYQAAKFGLSGFSESLREEVAPLDIWVTSVEPGGFRTDWAGDSMSYAPSVEGYEETVEKRADYFKSGSFVPVGDPEKAAKVMVDLAEHPEPPVHLILGSEAAGLLQQADADRKAEFEKWLPVTVSTDHDESANFFETDLGKLFTKQK, encoded by the coding sequence ATGGAAAAAGTTTGGTTTATCACCGGAAGTTCAAGAGGGTTGGGCCGCAGCCTTACCGAAGCCGTTCTAGCCAAAGGCGACATAGTAGCCGCCACCGCCCGCAACCCGAGCCAGCTAGCGGATTTAGTATCCCGCTATCCCGATCAGATTTACCCCATTGAGCTGGATGTAACGGATAAAGTGCAGATCAACGCTGCGGTGGAACAGACAATAGCCCGGTTTGGGCGTATCGATGTGCTGGTAAACAATGCCGGATTTGGTATAACCGGCGCTGCGGAAGCCTTCACGGACGAACAGGTACGCAGTCAGCTGGAAACGAATCTGTATGCGCCCATCGCGGTAACCCGGGCCATATTGCCCCATATGCGTCGGCAACGGTCGGGGCGAATTCTGCAAATCAGTTCGATAGGCGGACGGATAGGCCGGGCGGGCGTGTCCATCTACCAGGCCGCTAAATTTGGGTTGAGTGGCTTTAGCGAATCCCTCCGCGAAGAAGTAGCTCCCCTTGACATATGGGTCACCAGCGTTGAGCCCGGCGGTTTCCGTACCGACTGGGCGGGTGACTCCATGAGCTATGCCCCTTCCGTTGAAGGGTACGAGGAAACCGTTGAAAAACGGGCCGATTACTTCAAAAGTGGCAGCTTTGTGCCCGTTGGCGACCCCGAAAAAGCGGCTAAGGTTATGGTCGATCTGGCCGAACACCCCGAGCCGCCAGTTCACCTGATACTGGGTAGCGAAGCGGCTGGCCTTCTTCAACAGGCCGATGCTGACCGAAAGGCCGAATTCGAAAAATGGCTCCCCGTCACGGTCTCTACCGACCACGATGAATCAGCTAATTTCTTTGAAACAGACCTGGGCAAACTGTTCACTAAGCAGAAGTAA
- a CDS encoding Altronate dehydratase (PFAM: D-galactarate dehydratase/Altronate hydrolase domain protein~KEGG: csa:Csal_1735 altronate dehydratase), translating to MKQTVLKIHPADSVLVALSDLEPGDRVYWDDSSLIVTEAVPAKHKLAIQSFTPGDSITMYGVLVGKAKQAIQAGGRLTTFNVLHATNSYDLTSSSYQWTPPTVDRWQNRTFMGYHRSDGRVGTANYWLVVPLVFCENRNIQVLEEALVHDLGYGRRNSYQHQTQGLMALVQAGRTIEDILQADLDQPNQSFGQQARLFPNVDGVKFLAHEGGCGGTRQDAQALCGLLAGYITHPNVAGATVLSLGCQNAQVAMLQEEISKRSPQFDKPLFVLEQQTIGTEEALISQALRQTFAGLMQANDCVRQPAPLSKLTIGLECGGSDGFSGISANPALGHTSDLLVALGGTVILAEFPELCGVEQELCDRSVDAETAERFRSLMNTYAQRAKEAGSGFDMNPSPGNIRDGLITDAMKSAGAAKKGGTSPVVAVLDYPELVTKPGLNLLCTPGNDVESTTAEVASGATVVLFTTGLGTPTGNPIAPVVKIASNTALANRMPDIIDVNTGTIIDGDETIEQAGERLLEQIIQVASGTLEVAAMRHGQDDFIPWKRGVSL from the coding sequence ATGAAACAAACCGTTTTAAAAATACACCCCGCCGACTCCGTACTCGTTGCCCTCTCCGACCTTGAACCCGGCGACCGGGTATACTGGGACGATTCGAGCCTCATCGTGACGGAAGCCGTTCCGGCTAAACATAAACTGGCGATCCAGTCGTTTACTCCCGGCGATTCCATTACCATGTACGGTGTACTGGTCGGCAAAGCCAAACAGGCCATTCAAGCGGGTGGCCGACTTACCACCTTCAACGTGCTGCACGCTACTAACAGCTATGATCTGACAAGCTCATCCTACCAGTGGACGCCCCCCACTGTCGACCGCTGGCAGAACCGGACCTTTATGGGCTACCACCGGTCGGATGGGCGGGTAGGCACGGCCAATTACTGGCTCGTGGTGCCGCTTGTCTTTTGCGAGAACCGGAATATTCAGGTGCTGGAAGAGGCCCTCGTTCACGACCTGGGCTACGGCCGACGTAACTCCTACCAGCATCAGACGCAAGGCTTGATGGCACTGGTGCAGGCTGGCAGAACTATAGAGGATATATTACAGGCTGATCTGGACCAGCCGAACCAATCGTTCGGGCAGCAGGCCCGCCTGTTCCCCAACGTCGACGGGGTGAAATTTCTGGCGCATGAAGGCGGCTGTGGCGGCACTCGTCAGGATGCTCAGGCACTGTGCGGATTGCTCGCGGGCTACATCACCCACCCGAACGTGGCGGGGGCCACGGTCCTGAGTCTGGGTTGCCAGAATGCACAGGTGGCTATGTTGCAGGAAGAGATCAGCAAGCGGAGTCCGCAGTTCGACAAACCGCTGTTTGTGCTCGAACAACAGACCATCGGTACCGAAGAAGCCCTGATTAGCCAGGCGTTGCGGCAGACCTTCGCGGGACTGATGCAGGCCAACGACTGTGTACGGCAACCGGCACCGCTCAGTAAACTGACAATTGGCCTGGAATGCGGTGGCTCGGATGGGTTTTCGGGTATTTCGGCCAACCCCGCCCTGGGGCACACGTCCGATTTGCTGGTGGCCCTCGGCGGCACGGTTATCCTGGCCGAATTCCCGGAACTCTGCGGAGTGGAGCAGGAACTTTGCGACCGGAGTGTGGACGCCGAAACGGCCGAAAGATTCCGGTCGTTGATGAACACCTATGCCCAGCGCGCCAAAGAAGCCGGGTCGGGATTCGACATGAATCCATCACCGGGCAACATCCGCGACGGACTCATTACCGATGCCATGAAATCGGCGGGGGCGGCCAAGAAAGGAGGCACATCGCCCGTAGTAGCCGTCCTTGACTATCCCGAGCTGGTCACCAAACCGGGGCTGAATTTACTCTGTACACCCGGCAACGATGTGGAATCGACAACGGCCGAGGTCGCTTCGGGCGCTACGGTAGTCCTGTTTACAACCGGGCTGGGCACTCCGACCGGCAACCCGATTGCGCCCGTCGTAAAAATTGCCAGCAACACCGCTCTGGCCAACCGGATGCCCGACATCATCGACGTCAATACGGGTACTATTATCGACGGCGACGAGACCATCGAACAAGCCGGGGAGCGCTTGCTGGAACAGATCATCCAGGTAGCCAGCGGCACGCTCGAAGTAGCCGCCATGCGCCACGGGCAGGACGACTTCATCCCCTGGAAACGGGGCGTTTCTCTTTAA
- a CDS encoding Xylan 1,4-beta-xylosidase (PFAM: glycoside hydrolase family 43~KEGG: cja:CJA_3601 beta-xylosidase/alpha-L- arabinfuranosidase, putative, gly43I), whose translation MTLRVTLGLLFLTVLPAVAQSAKMTSLKSVSGTARSTISSVWVPDLGNGSYKNPVLNADYSDPDVCRAGNDFYLVASSFDAIPGLPILHSTDLVNWTLIGHALKRQPPFDHFEKTQHGNGVWAPAIRYHNSEFYIYYPDPDFGIYLTKATNPAGPWSEPVLVEGGKGLIDPCPLWDNDGQVYLAHGWAGSRAGIKSILTIKKLNAAGSKVTDEGVIVYDGHETDPTIEGPKLYKRNGYYYIFAPAGGVSTGWQLALRSKNIYGPYERKVVMDQGTTSINGPHQGAWVTANAGKGKADEDWFLHFQDKAAYGRVVHLQPMKWVNDWPVIGMDADGDGKGEPVLTYKKPANGKASPIATPPESDEFNSLKLGVQWQWQANPKGIWHTTSNQGFLRLYSAKAPDEARNLWDVPNVLMQKFPAETFMATTKLTFTPNSKLENEKTGLVVMGLSYVGLTLKSAKEGIRLVYSVCKKAADGKPEDETTITRVPANTPIYLRVQVTKGAKCQFSYSLDGQTFTKTGDEFQAEVGRWIGAKMGIFCTRTTQINDSGYADFDWFRVEPNAD comes from the coding sequence ATGACTCTACGCGTAACCCTTGGTTTACTGTTTTTAACGGTCCTCCCAGCCGTTGCCCAATCAGCAAAAATGACTAGCCTAAAATCCGTTTCCGGCACGGCACGCTCAACAATATCTTCCGTCTGGGTACCTGATTTGGGAAATGGTTCGTACAAAAACCCCGTCCTGAACGCCGACTACTCCGATCCGGACGTATGCCGGGCAGGCAACGACTTTTATCTGGTCGCTTCCAGCTTCGACGCCATTCCCGGCCTGCCCATTCTGCACTCGACGGATCTGGTCAACTGGACCCTCATCGGGCACGCCCTGAAACGCCAGCCTCCGTTCGACCATTTCGAGAAAACCCAGCACGGCAATGGGGTATGGGCACCGGCCATCCGCTACCACAACAGCGAGTTCTACATCTACTATCCCGACCCCGATTTTGGCATTTATCTGACCAAAGCAACCAATCCGGCTGGCCCCTGGTCGGAGCCGGTGCTGGTGGAAGGCGGCAAAGGGCTGATCGACCCCTGCCCGCTCTGGGACAATGACGGGCAGGTTTATCTGGCACACGGCTGGGCCGGAAGTAGGGCGGGTATCAAAAGTATTCTGACCATCAAAAAGCTCAATGCGGCTGGCTCTAAAGTGACGGATGAAGGCGTTATCGTGTACGACGGTCACGAAACAGACCCCACCATCGAAGGGCCGAAACTCTATAAACGAAACGGCTATTACTACATTTTTGCCCCGGCGGGGGGCGTCTCAACGGGCTGGCAACTGGCGTTACGATCCAAAAATATCTACGGCCCTTACGAGCGAAAAGTGGTGATGGATCAGGGCACAACGTCAATCAACGGACCGCATCAGGGCGCGTGGGTAACGGCAAACGCGGGCAAGGGGAAAGCCGATGAAGACTGGTTTCTGCATTTTCAGGATAAGGCCGCCTACGGTCGGGTGGTGCACCTGCAACCTATGAAATGGGTGAACGACTGGCCCGTCATTGGCATGGATGCGGACGGCGACGGTAAAGGCGAACCCGTTTTGACCTATAAAAAGCCAGCTAATGGGAAAGCATCGCCCATAGCCACCCCGCCAGAGTCAGATGAATTCAACAGCCTGAAACTGGGAGTGCAGTGGCAATGGCAGGCGAATCCAAAAGGTATCTGGCACACAACCAGCAACCAGGGCTTTTTGCGGCTCTACTCAGCCAAAGCACCAGACGAAGCCCGCAACCTGTGGGACGTGCCGAATGTGCTGATGCAGAAGTTTCCGGCGGAAACCTTCATGGCTACTACAAAACTGACCTTTACGCCCAACTCGAAGCTGGAAAATGAAAAAACGGGGCTGGTCGTAATGGGGCTGAGCTATGTCGGCCTGACGCTGAAAAGCGCCAAAGAGGGTATCCGGCTGGTGTACAGCGTTTGTAAAAAGGCCGCCGACGGGAAGCCGGAAGACGAAACGACCATCACCCGAGTCCCAGCCAACACGCCGATTTACCTGCGGGTTCAGGTTACGAAGGGAGCCAAATGCCAGTTCAGCTACAGCCTGGATGGGCAGACGTTCACTAAAACCGGCGACGAGTTTCAGGCCGAAGTGGGCCGCTGGATTGGGGCAAAAATGGGGATTTTCTGCACCCGGACCACCCAGATCAACGATTCAGGCTACGCCGATTTCGACTGGTTCCGGGTGGAGCCGAATGCGGACTGA